The Triticum dicoccoides isolate Atlit2015 ecotype Zavitan chromosome 6A, WEW_v2.0, whole genome shotgun sequence genome has a window encoding:
- the LOC119314703 gene encoding uncharacterized protein LOC119314703, whose translation MKFNRGRRRSRDSEIAACYGEERLSELPSDVVVKVLGTVKTQWKSNAEDRLSELPNDLLLNILERVGTLDAIRTCILSKRLQKLPTMLSQIVIDLSPRDLFVMDGVVADVTDRILSTRSPQITVHKLKLKFFLVPSRCLSIGKSVGLAMVTQKLDASEFEIMTQKDFSHCTDAHRLLYAKKFNDFVRDCPDAFAGLTRLHLRNMRFGKSDISNILSHCKRLEFLSFFECDEGVRSVLHVEHAQLVELVIIFGKFETVELACLPKLQRMSYRDWQYDDNPLVLGFVPQLSKLSLACPYLSGKTLNLSKLLANAPTVSDLYLEFRSEKIWIQPECPKVLAPVLAKLRFVNLDHLREECDISWTMFLLEAEPYLEELCITVWDHKCLIESQKSVSKKTDVKWEPSDPHFKKKNLARLTIYGFQSDDNFIGYIRRVIQAAVNIREVSLHSRKVCPLCFEKLPQVALRPSSYPRTSEELDLLREKMTAASATASPVIHFRSLG comes from the exons ATGAAGTTCAATAGAGGTCGCCGCCGCAGCCGTGAT TCGGAGATAGCAGCTTGTTATGGAGAGGAAAGGCTAAGCGAGCTGCCAAGTGATGTTGTGGTCAAAGTCCTTGGGACGGTGAAAACACAGTGGAAGAGTAATGCGGAGGACAGGCTAAGCGAGCTGCCCAATGATTTGCTGCTCAACATCCTCGAGAGGGTGGGTACGCTTGATGCCATAAGAACCTGCATCCTTTCGAAGCGACTGCAGAAGCTGCCCACTATGCTCTCGCAGATCGTAATTGATCTCAGCCCTCGTGATTTGTTTGTAATGGATGGTGTTGTGGCTGACGTGACGGACAGGATCCTTAGTACGAGGTCTCCACAGATCACTGTTCACAAGCTGAAGCTCAAATTTTTCTTGGTTCCCTCTCGCTGTCTCTCCATCGGCAAATCTGTTGGCCTCGCCATGGTGACCCAGAAACTGGATGCATCTGAGTTTGAGATCATGACACAGAAGGATTTCAGCCATTGCACTGATGCCCATCGCCTGCTCTATGCTAAGAAATTCAATGATTTTGTTCGTGATTGTCCGGATGCATTTGCTGGTCTCACGCGGCTGCATCTACGGAATATGAGGTTTGGTAAATCAGATATATCCAACATCCTTAGCCATTGCAAGCGGTTGGAGTTCTTGTCTTTCTTCGAGTGTGACGAGGGGGTCCGTTCGGTGCTCCATGTAGAACACGCTCAACTAGTTGAGCTTGTTATCATCTTTGGGAAATTTGAAACAGTGGAGCTTGCCTGTCTACCAAAGCTCCAGCGGATGTCCTATAGGGATTGGCAGTATGATGATAATCCCTTGGTTCTTGGTTTTGTCCCTCAGCTTTCGAAGCTCAGTCTTGCTTGTCCATACTTATCAGGCAAGACACTCAACTTAAGCAAGCTGCTTGCTAATGCCCCCACCGTAAGCGATTTGTATCTGGAGTTTCGAAGTGAAAAG atttggattcaaCCAGAATGCCCCAAAGTGCTTGCTCCTGTGCTTGCCAAACTACGGTTTGTGAATCTGGATCATCTTCGCGAAGAATGTGATATCTCCTGGACAATGTTCCTTCTTGAAGCGGAACCATACCTAGAGGAGCTTTGCATCACAGTATGGGACCATAAGTGCCTGATCGAGTCACAAAAGAGCGTCTCCAAGAAAACGGATGTGAAGTGGGAACCATCTGATCCTCATTTTAAGAAGAAGAATCTGGCAAGGCTGACTATCTACGGCTTCCAGTCCGATGACAATTTCATCGGATACATTAGACGCGTCATTCAAGCTGCTGTGAACATCAGGGAGGTATCCCTGCACTCCAGGAAGGTGTGCCCATTGTGTTTCGAAAAGTTACCTCAGGTGGCGCTTCGTCCTTCGAGTTATCCACGGACAAGCGAGGAGCTTGATTTGTTGAGGGAGAAGATGACGGCCGCTTCGGCTACGGCTTCTCCTGTTATTCACTTCCGCTCATTaggttga